The nucleotide sequence TGACAATTCTTTTGCAAAACCAATAATCCCTTTATGGTTTCTTCGAAGGCTCCATAGGATTGAACAATATAATCGTGCAGGAAGTCCGCATGGCCATACAATGGAACTAGCCAGGAGACGTTTGATATTTTCCTGTCGAAAATTGTCTCCTCAATGTCAGGTTTGCTGAGCAGGCGTCCGTTGGTCAATACCTCAATGTGAGTTTCACTGCTCTTCAAGTTTATCTGGTTGACAATTTCTTTCAGTCCGCGAGGTTCAAGCAGTGGCTCGCCGCCGCTGAGGCCGATAACATTTGGCATTTTCCGGATTGCTTTAACGGTATCCAGTACCTCTTCTATCATCCACTGGTCGTCTGACTTTGTGGGTGGTTGAGAGCACATCAGGCACCAGCTATTGCAGCGATTAGTTATTTGGAATCCATGGTGCATATCTACTTCGCGATAAAGAACGGGGTGGCCAGATAGCGCCTTTGTTGGCGCTATAATATCGCCGTCCACGAGGTTCGGGTGGTCTGCAATCCATCCTAGATTGCGCACGCCTTTTTTGAATATTTGTCGTACAAAATCTATGTCGGTGCCATTCCTCGATATGACAAG is from Isoalcanivorax pacificus W11-5 and encodes:
- the hxsC gene encoding His-Xaa-Ser system radical SAM maturase HxsC: MRRIQTDIETANWMKPHRVVQRDDLANEWSPELFYLVISRNGTDIDFVRQIFKKGVRNLGWIADHPNLVDGDIIAPTKALSGHPVLYREVDMHHGFQITNRCNSWCLMCSQPPTKSDDQWMIEEVLDTVKAIRKMPNVIGLSGGEPLLEPRGLKEIVNQINLKSSETHIEVLTNGRLLSKPDIEETIFDRKISNVSWLVPLYGHADFLHDYIVQSYGAFEETIKGLLVLQKNCQPIQLRIVLTKPVLENLVPLCHFIGKNLPFVREVAIIGCEPIGFALANRDICELRIEDWSETILSAVNELERHNLTSILMNIPLCLLPRRLWQYAHRSISDWKNSYVDECRGCLERESCSGLFSWHEKGWKPGKLIPIMEEK